One stretch of Prunus persica cultivar Lovell chromosome G1, Prunus_persica_NCBIv2, whole genome shotgun sequence DNA includes these proteins:
- the LOC18789634 gene encoding disease resistance protein RML1A isoform X2 yields MLEVPSLLSFGGEDARKGFTGNLNTAFSDAGINASSSSSSSKSWMYQVFLSFRGEDIRKGFAGHLQAAFSDAGINAFLDDKELRRTEFIKTQLEQAIDGSMISIIVFSKGYADSSWCLDELVKIMECREKLGQKVIPLFYNVDASDVRKQTGSFAEAFEKHEAGICEGKLEREKVEQWRNALTQAADLCGEDLKNTYNGHEAELIKKIIGEVNKQLHSKYKLDIEHPVGITSRLWDLSDQLDIESGSKDVRMIGIWGMGGIGKTTLAKAIYNKFERSFEGRSFLANVREVIANQAINGLVGLQEKLLNDILKSKEAIKVGSVDLGITMIQERLRCKRALVIIDDVASIQQVKAIARDRDWFGPGSRIIITTRDQQLLEQVEVDSTYPAEQMDEEEAIELFSWHAFKRDYPDQEYLDLSKRVIHYCQGLPLALEVLGSFLNKRTTSEWESQLERLERSPHETITKILRISFDGLPSHTDRDIFLDISCFFIGMDLDYVTQILDGSGFSATLGIPILIERCLVDVSEENELMMHDLLREMGREIVREKSGRDDPKKFSRLWNHEDVTDVLRDESGTEAIEGLALDLQSSDKASFSAATFTNMKKLRLLHFNNVELTGEYNIFPKKLTWLCWHGFPLDSIPDDFPNQPKLVALDLQYSKLKIVWKDCKFLEKLKIINLSHSHCLMKSPDLSKLSCLKELILEDCTSLSEVHSSIGDLGRLSVVNLQDCNMLEDLPLNFYNSKSIETLLLNGCSRFENLADGLGDMISLKTLEADNTAIRQIPSSIVKLKNLEILSVCEVTRSPSTNLGLTEDAIPRDLWRLISLENLDLADNDFHSLPSLSGLSKLEILSLDDCLNLRAIPDLPTNLKVLKAAGCTGLEKMPDFSEMSNMRELYLSGSYKLTEIPGLDKSLNSMTRIHMESCMNLTADFRKNILQGQLSNDELKLQDGNQVSIQIMPQDNCVKVKKTGVSLVWDKFMNENMTEYDLCGYQRRPSQKAGPSHDISDDIDLKNDNGITESEHFSELTYLEDCNNDFHKDLSCVISLTGLDLRGNDFHSLILGPGGFSNLQNLCLNDCIHLCAIPDLPTSLKVLKASGCTGLETMPDFSKMSYMRELYLNDSLKLTEIPGLDKSLNSMTRIHMEGCTNLTADFRKNILQGWSSCGYGGIFLNGIYDIPEWFELVDDVDNQVYFEVPAGRDLKGLTICFLYSSDYPELEDSQGPVRITVKNLTKQTALHARLAFASVKTSREPEDHYLWQGQLSNDVLRLQGRDKISILVRPLVDFVRVKKTGVYLEWDKLMKENMRNPDPHLYDLETNRIFSRGVADGAGWSRDTSVPTNQSNAVDEPLAVEGCLARLKSFLFNLFFNCFSFSHLR; encoded by the exons ATGTTGGAAGTTCCGAGTTTGTTGAGCTTTGGAGGTGAAGACGCACGCAAGGGCTTCACCGGCAACCTTAACACCGCATTTTCTGATGCAGGTATCAATGCCTCCTCttcatcctcctcctcaaaAAGTTGGATGTACCAAGTGTTCTTGAGCTTTAGAGGGGAAGACATACGCAAGGGCTTCGCGGGCCACCTCCAAGCTGCATTCTCTGATGCCGGTATCAACGCCTTTCTTGATGACAAAGAATTAAGAAGAACGGAATTTATAAAAACCCAACTGGAGCAGGCAATCGACGGGTCCATGATCTCCATAATTGTCTTCTCCAAGGGGTATGCCGATTCCAGTTGGTGTCTTGATGAGCTGGTGAAGATCATGGAGTGTAGAGAAAAATTGGGGCAAAAGGTTATTCCATTATTCTATAATGTTGATGCTTCAGATGTCCGGAAACAAACTGGTAGTTTTGCAGAAGCATTTGAGAAACATGAAGCGGGCATCTGTGAAGGTAAACTTGAGAGAGAAAAGGTAGAGCAGTGGAGAAATGCTCTCACTCAAGCTGCAGATTTGTGTGGGGAAGATCTTAAAAATACTTACAATGG GCATGAAGCAGAGCTTATCAAGAAAATTATTGGGGAGGTTAATAAACAGTTGCACAGCAAATACAAATTAGACATCGAACACCCAGTTGGAATTACTTCTCGGTTGTGGGATTTGAGTGATCAGTTAGACATTGAATCAGGTTCTAAAGATGTTCGCATGATTGGTATTTGGGGGATGGGCGGCATTGGAAAAACAACGCTTGCCAAAGCCATTTATAACAAGTTTGAACGTAGCTTTGAAGGTAGGAGTTTCCTTGCAAACGTGAGGGAGGTAATTGCAAACCAAGCCATTAATGGTCTGGTTGGTTTGCAAGAAAAACTTCTAAATGATATCTTGAAAAGCAAGGAGGCGATAAAGGTTGGTTCTGTGGATTTAGGGATCACTATGATACAAGAAAGACTTCGTTGTAAAAGAGCACTTGTCATAATCGACGATGTAGCTTCAATACAGCAAGTAAAAGCAATAGCTAGAGATCGTGATTGGTTTGGACCTGGAAGCCGGATTATTATAACAACAAGAGATCAACAATTGCTAGAGCAAGTTGAAGTGGATAGCACATATCCCGCTGAACAAATGGATGAGGAAGAAGCTATAGAGCTCTTTAGTTGGCATGCCTTCAAAAGAGATTATCCTGATCAGGAATATCTTGACCTCTCAAAACGTGTAATTCATTACTGTCAAGGTTTGCCACTAGCACTAGAAGTTTTGGGGTCTTTTCTGAATAAAAGAACCACATCAGAGTGGGAAAGCCAATTGGAGAGATTGGAAAGAAGTCCTCATGaaacaattacaaaaatacTCAGAATAAGCTTTGACGGGCTACCTAGCCATACAGACAGAGATATATTCCTTGATATATCTTGTTTCTTTATTGGAATGGACCTGGACTATGTCACACAAATATTAGATGGAAGTGGCTTTTCTGCAACGCTAGGAATCCCTATCCTCATTGAACGGTGCCTTGTAGATGTTAGTGAGGAAAACGAGTTGATGATGCATGATTTGCTTAGAGAGATGGGAAGAGAGATCGTTCGTGAAAAATCCGGCCGTGATGACCCTAAAAAATTTAGTAGATTGTGGAATCACGAAGATGTAACAGATGTATTGAGAGATGAATCT GGAACTGAAGCAATTGAAGGACTTGCTCTAGATTTGCAAAGCTCTGACAAGGCTAGTTTCAGTGCAGCAACATTTACCAATATGAAAAAACTGAGATTACTCCACTTCAACAATGTAGAGCTCACTGGAGAGTACAATATCTTCCCCAAAAAGCTAACATGGTTGTGCTGGCATGGATTCCCTTTAGACTCCATACCAGATGACTTCCCTAATCAACCGAAACTAGTTGCTTTAGACTTGCAGTATAGCAAACTCAAAATAGTTTGGAAGGATTGCAAG TTTCTTGAGAAGttgaaaatcattaatctCAGTCATTCCCATTGCCTAATGAAATCACCAGACCTTTCAAAACTCTCATGTCTCAAGGAATTGATATTGGAAGACTGTACGAGTTTGTCTGAGGTTCACTCATCCATAGGGGATCTTGGAAGACTTTCTGTGGTGAATCTTCAAGACTGCAACATGCTAGAGGATCTTCCACTGAATTTCTATAATTCCAAGTCTATTGAAACTCTTCTACTTAATGGTTGTTCAAGATTTGAAAACTTGGCTGATGGCTTAGGGGACATGATATCATTGAAAACTCTGGAAGCAGATAACACAGCCATAAGACAAATACCATCTTCCATAGTAAAATTGAAgaacttggaaattttatcAGTATGTGAGGTGACAAGGTCGCCATCAACTAATCTTGGTCTAACCGAGGATGCTATCCCTAGGGATCTCTGGAGACTAATTTCCTTAGAAAATTTAGATCTTGCAGACAATGACTTTCATAGCCTACCAAGCCTCAGTGGTCTTTCAAAGCTTGAAATTTTATCGTTAGACGACTGCTTAAATCTTCGTGCAATCCCAGATTTACCAACAAATTTGAAAGTTCTGAAAGCAGCTGGCTGCACAGGATTGGAAAAAATGCCAGATTTTTCAGAAATGTCAAATATGAGAGAATTGTATCTAAGTGGTTCTTACAAACTCACTGAGATTCCAGGCCTGGATAAGTCCTTAAATTCCATGACACGGATTCATATGGAAAGTTGCATGAATCTCACTGCTGATTTTAGGAAGAACATCCTACAG GGACAGTTATCAAACGACGAGCTCAAATTGCAAGACGGTAATCAAGTCTCAATTCAGATAATGCCTCAAGATAATTGTGTGAAGGTGAAGAAAACAGGTGTTAGCCTGGTATGGGACAAATTTATGAACGAAAATATGACTGAATACGATCTTTGTGGGTATCAACGTCGCCCATCTCAAAAGGCAGGACCAAGCCATGATATCTCAGATGACATTGATCTCAAAAATGATAATGGCATAACAGAATCAGAACACTTTTCAGAACTCACATATCTCGAAGACTGCAACAATGATTTTCATAAGGATCTCAGTTGCGTAATTTCCTTAACAGGTTTAGATCTTAGAGGCAATGATTTTCATAGCCTAATTCTAGGCCCCGGTGGTTTTtcaaatcttcaaaatttGTGTTTAAATGACTGCATACATCTTTGTGCAATCCCAGATTTACCAACAAGTTTGAAAGTTCTAAAAGCATCTGGCTGCACAGGATTGGAAACGATGccagatttttcaaaaatgtcGTATATGAGAGAACTGTATCTAAATGACTCGCTCAAACTCACTGAGATTCCAGGTTTGGATAAGTCATTAAACTCCATGACAAGGATTCATATGGAAGGCTGCACCAATCTCACTGCTGATTTTAGGAAGAACATCCTACAg GGATGGAGTTCTTGCGGATATGGTGGAATTTTTCTGAATGGAATTTATGATATTCCTGAGTGGTTCGAGTTGGTTGATGATGTGGACAATCAAGTCTACTTTGAAGTTCCTGCTGGTCGTGATTTAAAAGGGTTGACTATATGCTTCCTTTACTCTTCAGACTACCCAGAGCTTGAAGATTCTCAAGGTCCTGTTCGCATTACAGTTAAAAATCTTACCAAACAAACTGCTTTGCACGCAAGGCTAGCATTTGCCTCAGTAAAAACTTCAAGAGAACCAGAAGACCATTATCTTTGGCAGGGACAATTGTCAAACGATGTGCTCCGTTTGCAAGGCAGAGACAAGATCTCCATTCTAGTAAGGCCTCTGGTTGATTTTGTGAGAGTGAAGAAGACGGGGGTTTATCTAGAATGGGACAAACTCATGAAGGAAAATATGCGTAATCCTGATCCTCATTTGTATGATTTGGAAACAAATCGGATTTTTTCCCGGGGAGTTGCTGATGGGGCAGGATGGAGCCGTGACACATCTGTTCCCACTAATCAATCGAATGCTGTAGATGAACCATTAGCAGTGGAGGGTTGTTTAGCGCGTCttaaaagttttttgtttaatctttttttcaattgtttttccttttcccacCTACGTTGA
- the LOC18789634 gene encoding disease resistance protein TAO1 isoform X1 has protein sequence MLEVPSLLSFGGEDARKGFTGNLNTAFSDAGINASSSSSSSKSWMYQVFLSFRGEDIRKGFAGHLQAAFSDAGINAFLDDKELRRTEFIKTQLEQAIDGSMISIIVFSKGYADSSWCLDELVKIMECREKLGQKVIPLFYNVDASDVRKQTGSFAEAFEKHEAGICEGKLEREKVEQWRNALTQAADLCGEDLKNTYNGHEAELIKKIIGEVNKQLHSKYKLDIEHPVGITSRLWDLSDQLDIESGSKDVRMIGIWGMGGIGKTTLAKAIYNKFERSFEGRSFLANVREVIANQAINGLVGLQEKLLNDILKSKEAIKVGSVDLGITMIQERLRCKRALVIIDDVASIQQVKAIARDRDWFGPGSRIIITTRDQQLLEQVEVDSTYPAEQMDEEEAIELFSWHAFKRDYPDQEYLDLSKRVIHYCQGLPLALEVLGSFLNKRTTSEWESQLERLERSPHETITKILRISFDGLPSHTDRDIFLDISCFFIGMDLDYVTQILDGSGFSATLGIPILIERCLVDVSEENELMMHDLLREMGREIVREKSGRDDPKKFSRLWNHEDVTDVLRDESGTEAIEGLALDLQSSDKASFSAATFTNMKKLRLLHFNNVELTGEYNIFPKKLTWLCWHGFPLDSIPDDFPNQPKLVALDLQYSKLKIVWKDCKFLEKLKIINLSHSHCLMKSPDLSKLSCLKELILEDCTSLSEVHSSIGDLGRLSVVNLQDCNMLEDLPLNFYNSKSIETLLLNGCSRFENLADGLGDMISLKTLEADNTAIRQIPSSIVKLKNLEILSVCEVTRSPSTNLGLTEDAIPRDLWRLISLENLDLADNDFHSLPSLSGLSKLEILSLDDCLNLRAIPDLPTNLKVLKAAGCTGLEKMPDFSEMSNMRELYLSGSYKLTEIPGLDKSLNSMTRIHMESCMNLTADFRKNILQGWTSCGYGGIVLDGDDIPDWFDSVHENNILDFNVPQSVGRNFKGLTLSFVYSSDLDNEIPVVISITNLTQCTDFEAWITDIAEQYDCKLGNHYVWQGQLSNDELKLQDGNQVSIQIMPQDNCVKVKKTGVSLVWDKFMNENMTEYDLCGYQRRPSQKAGPSHDISDDIDLKNDNGITESEHFSELTYLEDCNNDFHKDLSCVISLTGLDLRGNDFHSLILGPGGFSNLQNLCLNDCIHLCAIPDLPTSLKVLKASGCTGLETMPDFSKMSYMRELYLNDSLKLTEIPGLDKSLNSMTRIHMEGCTNLTADFRKNILQGWSSCGYGGIFLNGIYDIPEWFELVDDVDNQVYFEVPAGRDLKGLTICFLYSSDYPELEDSQGPVRITVKNLTKQTALHARLAFASVKTSREPEDHYLWQGQLSNDVLRLQGRDKISILVRPLVDFVRVKKTGVYLEWDKLMKENMRNPDPHLYDLETNRIFSRGVADGAGWSRDTSVPTNQSNAVDEPLAVEGCLARLKSFLFNLFFNCFSFSHLR, from the exons ATGTTGGAAGTTCCGAGTTTGTTGAGCTTTGGAGGTGAAGACGCACGCAAGGGCTTCACCGGCAACCTTAACACCGCATTTTCTGATGCAGGTATCAATGCCTCCTCttcatcctcctcctcaaaAAGTTGGATGTACCAAGTGTTCTTGAGCTTTAGAGGGGAAGACATACGCAAGGGCTTCGCGGGCCACCTCCAAGCTGCATTCTCTGATGCCGGTATCAACGCCTTTCTTGATGACAAAGAATTAAGAAGAACGGAATTTATAAAAACCCAACTGGAGCAGGCAATCGACGGGTCCATGATCTCCATAATTGTCTTCTCCAAGGGGTATGCCGATTCCAGTTGGTGTCTTGATGAGCTGGTGAAGATCATGGAGTGTAGAGAAAAATTGGGGCAAAAGGTTATTCCATTATTCTATAATGTTGATGCTTCAGATGTCCGGAAACAAACTGGTAGTTTTGCAGAAGCATTTGAGAAACATGAAGCGGGCATCTGTGAAGGTAAACTTGAGAGAGAAAAGGTAGAGCAGTGGAGAAATGCTCTCACTCAAGCTGCAGATTTGTGTGGGGAAGATCTTAAAAATACTTACAATGG GCATGAAGCAGAGCTTATCAAGAAAATTATTGGGGAGGTTAATAAACAGTTGCACAGCAAATACAAATTAGACATCGAACACCCAGTTGGAATTACTTCTCGGTTGTGGGATTTGAGTGATCAGTTAGACATTGAATCAGGTTCTAAAGATGTTCGCATGATTGGTATTTGGGGGATGGGCGGCATTGGAAAAACAACGCTTGCCAAAGCCATTTATAACAAGTTTGAACGTAGCTTTGAAGGTAGGAGTTTCCTTGCAAACGTGAGGGAGGTAATTGCAAACCAAGCCATTAATGGTCTGGTTGGTTTGCAAGAAAAACTTCTAAATGATATCTTGAAAAGCAAGGAGGCGATAAAGGTTGGTTCTGTGGATTTAGGGATCACTATGATACAAGAAAGACTTCGTTGTAAAAGAGCACTTGTCATAATCGACGATGTAGCTTCAATACAGCAAGTAAAAGCAATAGCTAGAGATCGTGATTGGTTTGGACCTGGAAGCCGGATTATTATAACAACAAGAGATCAACAATTGCTAGAGCAAGTTGAAGTGGATAGCACATATCCCGCTGAACAAATGGATGAGGAAGAAGCTATAGAGCTCTTTAGTTGGCATGCCTTCAAAAGAGATTATCCTGATCAGGAATATCTTGACCTCTCAAAACGTGTAATTCATTACTGTCAAGGTTTGCCACTAGCACTAGAAGTTTTGGGGTCTTTTCTGAATAAAAGAACCACATCAGAGTGGGAAAGCCAATTGGAGAGATTGGAAAGAAGTCCTCATGaaacaattacaaaaatacTCAGAATAAGCTTTGACGGGCTACCTAGCCATACAGACAGAGATATATTCCTTGATATATCTTGTTTCTTTATTGGAATGGACCTGGACTATGTCACACAAATATTAGATGGAAGTGGCTTTTCTGCAACGCTAGGAATCCCTATCCTCATTGAACGGTGCCTTGTAGATGTTAGTGAGGAAAACGAGTTGATGATGCATGATTTGCTTAGAGAGATGGGAAGAGAGATCGTTCGTGAAAAATCCGGCCGTGATGACCCTAAAAAATTTAGTAGATTGTGGAATCACGAAGATGTAACAGATGTATTGAGAGATGAATCT GGAACTGAAGCAATTGAAGGACTTGCTCTAGATTTGCAAAGCTCTGACAAGGCTAGTTTCAGTGCAGCAACATTTACCAATATGAAAAAACTGAGATTACTCCACTTCAACAATGTAGAGCTCACTGGAGAGTACAATATCTTCCCCAAAAAGCTAACATGGTTGTGCTGGCATGGATTCCCTTTAGACTCCATACCAGATGACTTCCCTAATCAACCGAAACTAGTTGCTTTAGACTTGCAGTATAGCAAACTCAAAATAGTTTGGAAGGATTGCAAG TTTCTTGAGAAGttgaaaatcattaatctCAGTCATTCCCATTGCCTAATGAAATCACCAGACCTTTCAAAACTCTCATGTCTCAAGGAATTGATATTGGAAGACTGTACGAGTTTGTCTGAGGTTCACTCATCCATAGGGGATCTTGGAAGACTTTCTGTGGTGAATCTTCAAGACTGCAACATGCTAGAGGATCTTCCACTGAATTTCTATAATTCCAAGTCTATTGAAACTCTTCTACTTAATGGTTGTTCAAGATTTGAAAACTTGGCTGATGGCTTAGGGGACATGATATCATTGAAAACTCTGGAAGCAGATAACACAGCCATAAGACAAATACCATCTTCCATAGTAAAATTGAAgaacttggaaattttatcAGTATGTGAGGTGACAAGGTCGCCATCAACTAATCTTGGTCTAACCGAGGATGCTATCCCTAGGGATCTCTGGAGACTAATTTCCTTAGAAAATTTAGATCTTGCAGACAATGACTTTCATAGCCTACCAAGCCTCAGTGGTCTTTCAAAGCTTGAAATTTTATCGTTAGACGACTGCTTAAATCTTCGTGCAATCCCAGATTTACCAACAAATTTGAAAGTTCTGAAAGCAGCTGGCTGCACAGGATTGGAAAAAATGCCAGATTTTTCAGAAATGTCAAATATGAGAGAATTGTATCTAAGTGGTTCTTACAAACTCACTGAGATTCCAGGCCTGGATAAGTCCTTAAATTCCATGACACGGATTCATATGGAAAGTTGCATGAATCTCACTGCTGATTTTAGGAAGAACATCCTACAG GGATGGACTTCTTGCGGATATGGTGGCATTGTTCTGGATGGAGATGATATTCCTGATTGGTTCGACAGTGTCCATGAGAATAATATTTTGGATTTCAATGTTCCCCAAAGTGTTGGTCGTAATTTTAAAGGGTTAACTTTGTCCTTCGTTTACTCTTCAGACTTGGACAATGAAATTCCTGTTGTCATTAGCATTACAAACTTGACCCAGTGTACTGATTTTGAAGCCTGGATCACAGATATAGCAGAACAATATGACTGTAAACTTGGAAATCATTATGTTTGGCAGGGACAGTTATCAAACGACGAGCTCAAATTGCAAGACGGTAATCAAGTCTCAATTCAGATAATGCCTCAAGATAATTGTGTGAAGGTGAAGAAAACAGGTGTTAGCCTGGTATGGGACAAATTTATGAACGAAAATATGACTGAATACGATCTTTGTGGGTATCAACGTCGCCCATCTCAAAAGGCAGGACCAAGCCATGATATCTCAGATGACATTGATCTCAAAAATGATAATGGCATAACAGAATCAGAACACTTTTCAGAACTCACATATCTCGAAGACTGCAACAATGATTTTCATAAGGATCTCAGTTGCGTAATTTCCTTAACAGGTTTAGATCTTAGAGGCAATGATTTTCATAGCCTAATTCTAGGCCCCGGTGGTTTTtcaaatcttcaaaatttGTGTTTAAATGACTGCATACATCTTTGTGCAATCCCAGATTTACCAACAAGTTTGAAAGTTCTAAAAGCATCTGGCTGCACAGGATTGGAAACGATGccagatttttcaaaaatgtcGTATATGAGAGAACTGTATCTAAATGACTCGCTCAAACTCACTGAGATTCCAGGTTTGGATAAGTCATTAAACTCCATGACAAGGATTCATATGGAAGGCTGCACCAATCTCACTGCTGATTTTAGGAAGAACATCCTACAg GGATGGAGTTCTTGCGGATATGGTGGAATTTTTCTGAATGGAATTTATGATATTCCTGAGTGGTTCGAGTTGGTTGATGATGTGGACAATCAAGTCTACTTTGAAGTTCCTGCTGGTCGTGATTTAAAAGGGTTGACTATATGCTTCCTTTACTCTTCAGACTACCCAGAGCTTGAAGATTCTCAAGGTCCTGTTCGCATTACAGTTAAAAATCTTACCAAACAAACTGCTTTGCACGCAAGGCTAGCATTTGCCTCAGTAAAAACTTCAAGAGAACCAGAAGACCATTATCTTTGGCAGGGACAATTGTCAAACGATGTGCTCCGTTTGCAAGGCAGAGACAAGATCTCCATTCTAGTAAGGCCTCTGGTTGATTTTGTGAGAGTGAAGAAGACGGGGGTTTATCTAGAATGGGACAAACTCATGAAGGAAAATATGCGTAATCCTGATCCTCATTTGTATGATTTGGAAACAAATCGGATTTTTTCCCGGGGAGTTGCTGATGGGGCAGGATGGAGCCGTGACACATCTGTTCCCACTAATCAATCGAATGCTGTAGATGAACCATTAGCAGTGGAGGGTTGTTTAGCGCGTCttaaaagttttttgtttaatctttttttcaattgtttttccttttcccacCTACGTTGA